AAGGCAGCGTACCAGTCGGGATCGCGCATGTTCTCGCCGTCGACGAGCGTCGTCCGGAGGACAGTCCGGGTATCCTCCTTTTCTGCCAGCACATCCATCGTATCGACGAGGCGCTCCCAGGCGTCGTCATCGACGGGCTTGACGACCTCGTCGAAGGTCCACCGATCCGGCGCATCGACGCTGACGTACAGCTGCGTGGGATCACATCGCTCCAGCATCTCGGGGTTGGTGCCGTTGCTCACGAGGAAGGTGGTCATATCGCGGGCGTGGAACTCGTCGATCAACTCCGGAAGATAGGGGTAGAGGGAGGGCTCGCCATCCAGCGAAATCGCGACGTGACGGGGCTCCATCGACTCCTCGAACACCTCGCGGGGTACCTGCTCGTTCCCACCAAAGCCCGAGAGCAGCTTCTTTTGCAGGCGGATCGAGGCGTCGACAACGGCTTCGGGGTCATCCCATTCCACGTCATCGAGTTCGTACGCATGACCAGCATGATCCCGCCAGCAAAAGACACAGCGCTCGTTGCATTTGACGACCGGCGTCATCTGGATACACCGGTGGGACTCGATGCCGTAGAAGGCGTATTTGTAACATTTGCCCTCGCCGCGCAGGGCATTGGCCGTCCACCCACAGGTCTGGGCGGCAGTGTGGTTCTCGCTGTGGTATTCGGGGTCGCTGACCTGTTTTGCCCCGTCCGATTCGCTCATTGTAGGGTGGATGGTCGCCAGGATTAAAACGTCCTTCCTCTCTATCGCCCCTTACGGAAATACGAGGAGAAATCCCCGTCCGTTAGACATACGATAGCCCGGGACCCCGTCCCAGAGAGTGTAGGACTACCATACCGCCACAATAATTGTCCAGACCACCAGTACATGCCA
Above is a genomic segment from Natranaeroarchaeum aerophilus containing:
- the twy1 gene encoding 4-demethylwyosine synthase TYW1, which gives rise to MSESDGAKQVSDPEYHSENHTAAQTCGWTANALRGEGKCYKYAFYGIESHRCIQMTPVVKCNERCVFCWRDHAGHAYELDDVEWDDPEAVVDASIRLQKKLLSGFGGNEQVPREVFEESMEPRHVAISLDGEPSLYPYLPELIDEFHARDMTTFLVSNGTNPEMLERCDPTQLYVSVDAPDRWTFDEVVKPVDDDAWERLVDTMDVLAEKEDTRTVLRTTLVDGENMRDPDWYAAFYDRANPDYIELKAYMHVGHSRGRLDRSSMPDHEDVVAFTEAIREHMPDHDAIKDVPDSRVALLAKDADTWVPKLQKGSEFWNNK